The nucleotide window GACCATCCATTACTTCATAGTGAGAGTAGCGGTCCTCGTATAGAAAGACTGGTGGGATCGGTACATTCATGATGAATGACTCGATCAGCCGTGATTTTTTGGTGGTGTCCCACCGATGGCGCCGCTGGAACTCGGGGTTCAGCTCGTAATCCCCACTGTCCACCATCGATGGAATGGCATTTAGAGGGTAACGAGCCTGCTCGGTGACAATGCGGACGTCGCCTTTGATGTACTTCTGGTCGATCGCCTCATTGGAAGCAACGTGGAGGCCGTCAATGTCAGCCTCTGCGAAGATCAGCGCTTCTCCTGGATGTAGCTTCATGGGGCCTCACAGTCTGATTGAGGGATCTGCTCAGAAGAGAACTTAGGCGAGCGGGTCGTGATGCGACAGAAGAATGGCACAAATGCTGGGCGGGCTAGCATCACAGATGGGGTTGGCCCCCTTCGTCGCAATTCGGTGTGCCTACGGTCGCCTTCATACCGCGTGAGGGATCTCGGGACCCACAGCCCAGTCCGGCAGAACCCCCCGTCTCACCAATCGGAGCCAACTGTCGCCCCGAGTCACTTCATGGCTCACGCCTGGCGGGCAGGCTCACTCCGGCCTGCCGCACCGCTCCTGCCCCATCCGGATCCACTCCGGCACCGGGAGCCCGTGATCCGCGAAGGCCGCTCTCAGGTGCTCCAGGGCCACCCGGCGTGCCTCCTCCCGTCTCCCTTCCGGCAGTGCCCCCACGAGTAGCTCCAGCATTTGTAGCTTCTCCTCCGGGGAGAGGTCGTCCGTGCGCGTCCCGCCGCCCATCCGCTGTGCCTCCTTGTGTCCGCTCCTATTCACCGTCGGAGCGTTAGATTCCCAGGCTCCTGCTGTACCCAACCCCCACAAGGAGAGTGGCAATGTACCGTCCCACACGCTTCGCCGTCGTCCTCGCCGCGCTCGCGCTCGCCGGGTGCAATGGTGCGAGTGGTCCCGTCGACCCCGCGGGTGTGTCCGCGCGCCGTGCCGACCTCGCGCCGGCGGACAGCACGATGGTGAGCACCACGAGCACCACGACGGAGGGCGATTCGGGGCGCGGCGTCTACACGCTGGGCGGGGGCAACTGATCCCGTCCAGCACCGCAGGGACGCGGCCCCGCTACGGCTCACACCCGCGAGTGCCGCGTCCTGATCCGCTGTACGATCCGTGTCGCGAGCAGGTCCGCCACCGGGTCCGCCTGAGGCAGCACGTCCGCCCGTGGAGGGCTCTCCCCTTTCAGAAGGGCGCGCGCGTCGTTGGCGACCTGCTCCTGCCCGCGTGCCGTCGCCAGTTGCAGGGCGTATCCCGCCGCGACCTCCACCCGCTCCCGATCGTCGAGCGCCGCGGAGCCAAGCGCGAGGCAGATAAGCGAGGAGGTGACACACTCCAGGTGCGGGTTCGCGTCGATGATCCCCCAGGTTTCCGTCCACGCGCTCAGGAACGTCACCTGGTCCCCGACCGCCCCCGCGGCGCGGGCGATCCCGGAGATGGTGTACAGTCTGTCGGACAGGTCACGGAGGGTAGGAAGCACCGCCTGGAGGACCGGAAGAGCGCGTGCCGGACTGCCATTCAGCATCCAGAACACCGCGACATCGTGCGCGAGGGCGGGAAGGCGGGGGTGCGCGGACGGGTACGCGCTGAACGTCCGGCGCGCCAGCTCCTCCGCCTCCGCGGTCCGCCCGGTCTCCACGGCGACCGTGAACAGGTCGTGAAGCGCCTGCGCCGCGACGTCCCGGATCCCCGCCCGGCGCGCGGACTTGAACGCGCGGTCGAATGCCTGCTCCGCGGCGTCGTACGAGCCCTGGTACATCAGGATCTGGCCGATCCCGCGGTACGCCCGCGCGTACGTCCGCCGGTCTGCGCGCCTGCGCGCGAGGCCGATGCTGCGCGAGTACCACGTCATCGCCCGCGTGTACTCGGATGCGCGGCGGCAGAGTGCGCCCACCGTGCAAGCGTGTTCGGCGACCGTGGGGGCGAGGAGCGCCACCGCCTGCGCGTACCAGATGGCCGTTTGCGGGAGCCCCCTGCCCTCCGCCCAGTCGGAGATCCGGCGGCACGCGCCCGCCACCTCGTCCGCCTCCGCGGGACCGCTCCCCTCCAGGATCCGCGCGACCACTCTCAGCCACCCCCGGAGCTGGTCCTCCATCTCCACCTCGCGAAGGTGCCGCGCCCGCACCTCCGCCGCGGCGGGGCTCCACAGGGCTCCGCGCCGATCCAGAGGAGTGGAGGACCAGAGCACCACGTCGTGCACGGACTGCCACAGCACCACCCCCAGCGGGCTGCGCACCTCGTCGAGAACGTAGGCCCCGGTGAACGGCTCGAAGATGCGGAGGAGTGCGGGCGGCGCGGGGCTTGGACGCCCGGGGCGTCTCTGTGCCATAAGGGGTCGCGGGTGGAGGGTGTCCGGCGCGGGTGTACTCTTCGTCCACACATCACGACGGAATGTATACGCGCCGGACACACGCTGGACAACGCGGGACACAGCTTTCCGCCACGAAGGGCAAGGGTTCCGGTTCGTGGCTCGTTGCGAGCGGGCGGTCGCTGGCCTCGGGCGGCCCGAAACGAAGCGGGAGGGCGTCGCGCCCTCCCGCTCAGGGGCGTCAGGGACGCCCCGCCGGGCCGGAAGGGCCCGCACCGGGCCCTCCGTCCGGTGCTACCGCTGCTTCTGCCTCGGCTGCACGCGGACCGTCTCCGGCTCCGCCTCCGCCCGGTCGCGGATCTCGATGTCGGGGACGGTGATGGTTCGCTCCTCCATCTCCACCTCGATCCGGGAGGGGTCGATCGCGTCCACGTCGATCTTCGGGAGCCGCCCGCCCTCGACCTCCACCTCGGGCAGCTCCCCCTGCCGCTCCTCCTCCACGCTGCATCCGCCCGCCAGGACGGCCCCTCCTACGAGCACTCCGAGCCAAGCTCGCCCATGCATCTGTCCCTCCCGGTTCACTGGACCCGGCTCAACCGCGCGCGCCCGTCACGCGCCCCGGGGCTGCGTGGCCCCGGGGTCGAGCGACTCGTGCATCCGCACGGGCGGCTTCTTGGAGCGCTGCAGGCGCAGGTTGAGCATCTCTACGAACACGCTGAAGCCCATCGCGAAGTAGATGTAGCCCTTCGACACGTGCTGCCCGAAGCCCTCGGCGATCAGCGTGAAGCCGATCAGGAGCAGGAAGCTGAGCGCCAGCATCTTCACCGTGGGATGCCGCTCCACGAAGCGGCCGATGGTCCCGGCGGAGATCAGCATCACGCCCACCGCCACCACGACGGCGGCGATCATGACGGCCACCTCGTCCACCATCCCCACGGCCGTGATCACCGAGTCCAGCGAGAAGACGATGTCGAGCAGCAGGATCTGGATGATGACGCTGCGGAAGGACGGGTATTCGCCGACCTCCGTGCGGTCCTCGCCCTCCAGCTTGTGGTGGATCTCCCGCGTGCTCTTGGCCACGAGAAAGAGGCCGCCCGTGATCAGGATGAGGTCGCGCCCCGAGATCTCGTGCCCGAACGCCCCGAAGAGCGGCGCGGTGAGGCGCATGATCCACGCGAGGCTGAGGAGGAGCAGGATA belongs to Longimicrobiaceae bacterium and includes:
- a CDS encoding tetratricopeptide repeat protein, which translates into the protein MAQRRPGRPSPAPPALLRIFEPFTGAYVLDEVRSPLGVVLWQSVHDVVLWSSTPLDRRGALWSPAAAEVRARHLREVEMEDQLRGWLRVVARILEGSGPAEADEVAGACRRISDWAEGRGLPQTAIWYAQAVALLAPTVAEHACTVGALCRRASEYTRAMTWYSRSIGLARRRADRRTYARAYRGIGQILMYQGSYDAAEQAFDRAFKSARRAGIRDVAAQALHDLFTVAVETGRTAEAEELARRTFSAYPSAHPRLPALAHDVAVFWMLNGSPARALPVLQAVLPTLRDLSDRLYTISGIARAAGAVGDQVTFLSAWTETWGIIDANPHLECVTSSLICLALGSAALDDRERVEVAAGYALQLATARGQEQVANDARALLKGESPPRADVLPQADPVADLLATRIVQRIRTRHSRV
- a CDS encoding TerC family protein; the protein is MDWLSDPSIWIGFLTLTVLEIVLGIDNIVFISILAGKLPESQQARARNIGLSLAMITRILLLLSLAWIMRLTAPLFGAFGHEISGRDLILITGGLFLVAKSTREIHHKLEGEDRTEVGEYPSFRSVIIQILLLDIVFSLDSVITAVGMVDEVAVMIAAVVVAVGVMLISAGTIGRFVERHPTVKMLALSFLLLIGFTLIAEGFGQHVSKGYIYFAMGFSVFVEMLNLRLQRSKKPPVRMHESLDPGATQPRGA